In Heyndrickxia vini, the sequence TAGTTTTATATGCATAAACACAACCATAAGGAGCTGTTTTTCCTGTGATAAATTAGTACTTTTTACTTTTTTCACTGACAATGCTATTTTTTTTATGTTAACTTTCACTGTAAAAGTCCTAGTATTACCAGAAAAATCCTCTACAACGAATTTTTGATTACCGTTTTTTTTAGTTTAAACACATCATTATATATTCTAGTAATCCTACCATTTATATTTTCATACTTAACATTAGGGAGTAATTTTCCTTATGTAACATTAAACCTACATAAAAGACCCCACCATACGGTGAGGTAAGAACTAAAATACAAAATCTTCCCAACTAGTAGTTATTCTATCCATCTCTTCATAAGGATTTAATTGACCTATAAATGTGAGTAGACCATTTTCTTTGTCAATTAATATTTCATTAATATAGCGAACACTAGGATACTCCCAAGTTTTCACTAAAGTGCCAGTAGGGTTATAGGCAGCGACAGAAAATCGATTACTATTTTCGTTACCTGTAAAAACCCAATAATCATATTTTCCTAAATGAAAACCAATGATATTTTGAGTTGGTTGTATACGATAATGTCTATATCCATTAGGAGGCTTTATCGTAGATATTATATTATTATTACGTTCGGAAATTAATTCGATGTCGTCTACTGTTATTACGCTATTCTCGTCTTATACTTTATTTATCTCTCAGTTTTATAACGAGCCTTCACCGTGCAGGCGACTTTCATCGCACACGGCGATCCGCCAGCATTGTTTCATTTAAACTTATTTCCCCCTATTAATTATATATTACTCATTAGTAATATAACAACAAACATATTAAATTTTATGCAAAAGAACTGTTAAAATAGGCAGATCCCTTTAGTAATGTCGAATACTTCACCGCATTCTCGGGTTTCAAAATGATATAAAATGTTTATTATAAGTTTCGTAAACATCATTTTTAAATGGCAAATGAGGATATGTTGTCATATAAAGTGGGGACAATAAAGGTTATTCCTGGCAGGAATAGTCAAATAAAAATTAATATAATATGTAAAGGAAAAAGTCATGATAATGAGAGCCATCGGTTTTTTAATGGTCCTAACAGGAATCGGTATATTAGGACGGCTAATGATAACAGCATACAAAAATAATAAGAATGAAAGCATATGGGTGAAAATGCTGTTATTAGTTTCTGTGTTGGTAGACTTTGCATTAGATACAACGGGATTAATCCTTATTTTTATTTATGCTTTAATCTTGATTGGTGTAAGTTTAATTATTTATTTTTAAATTTATATCCTTTAAGTTTTTCTCCAAAAAATAAATACAATTCAGGTAGATTTTGCTATGATGAAATAGTAAATATTACCCAGAAGGGGAGAAAGACTTGAAGATTAAGAATCTATTAAGACTAGTATTAGCATTTTTATTAGTTATTAGCGTATTTGTTCCCTATTCGAATAGTACTATATTTGCTAAAACTAATACTGCTTATGTAAATGCAGATGTTTTGAATGTAAGAGCCAAAGCTTCAACATCATCTAAAAAACTTGGAACATTGAAATACGGTACTAAAGTGATTGTTTATGTAAAAAATAAAAGTGGATGGGCAACGATTAAATACAAAGGTAAAAAGGCATATGTTAAGGCTGAGTTCTTAAGTTCAACAAAAAAGAAAAGCTTTTTAATGGATCGGACAATGATTTACACAGTTCAATATAGCGGTGGGGAACGAATCAACTTTAAATTTGATCATAAAAATACGTATAATGGGATGAACGAATATTATTGGTTTAGCAATGATGGGGCAGAGTTGAGTGAAACACAAACAGCAACGGAATATCGAGTTGGTGGCGGATTCGGCGGTGCTATTGTAATGAAGCGAAATGCGAAAGTAGGAGACAAAATATATTCGTACGGTTCTGCTGAAAAGTTTTATGATGGGAAAATTATTAGCGTAAATGCTAAAGTGAAAACTCATG encodes:
- a CDS encoding SH3 domain-containing protein; this translates as MKIKNLLRLVLAFLLVISVFVPYSNSTIFAKTNTAYVNADVLNVRAKASTSSKKLGTLKYGTKVIVYVKNKSGWATIKYKGKKAYVKAEFLSSTKKKSFLMDRTMIYTVQYSGGERINFKFDHKNTYNGMNEYYWFSNDGAELSETQTATEYRVGGGFGGAIVMKRNAKVGDKIYSYGSAEKFYDGKIISVNAKVKTHARTFTNCTVIKENGGGKRYYAPGHGMVKKVDKNGKILTQLYLIKKRK